In Apis cerana isolate GH-2021 linkage group LG5, AcerK_1.0, whole genome shotgun sequence, a single genomic region encodes these proteins:
- the LOC107994361 gene encoding F-box/WD repeat-containing protein 9 isoform X2, which translates to MCDEEQHFTQIESNQTEFQLSLSDLPIEIFLHICSFLDASTLVHGLSLVCKQFYQILNDNSLWKARISQIWPDTGYPVLPPAEDDELFWKLSCVALEKQTSLWRKKDCMEKLSLSNVQYSTIDGLLLMQEGNICISGARDRSLVCWKLSTKENERESHTCIDFAHDGWIWDLAAIDNTVYSCSWDQSVKAWTLTNTGLIHFKTYEMLVSGALLCVASCQDLALFATGSFCKTILVFDPRLNYKPIIKYRPHKRAVIRLAMSSHFILSASEDRTVSIWDQRAGRTMKNVTISQESFPMSMSMEQDIVYVGDGSAKLHVLDPKKDFEPVKCYATEHKKGINGVHIAPGCLLTSSMDKTVRISSPTDPPQHLTTLKSNYGEIASTDYLNDVLAVSGTEGIEIWRPKSRIQCA; encoded by the exons ATGTGTGATGAAGAACAGCATTTCACTCAAATTGAATCTAATCAAACAGAATTCCAGTTATCTTTATCGGATCTTCCAATCGag ATATTTCTTCACATTTGTTCCTTCCTAGATGCATCTACATTAGTACATGGTTTGAGTTTAGTgtgtaaacaattttatcaaattttaaatgacaaTTCATTATGGAAAGCGAGGATTAGTCAAATTTGGCCAGATACTGGTTATCCAGTCTTGCCTCCTG ctGAAGATGAtgaattattttggaaattatcATGTGTTGCATTGGAAAAGCAAACATCAttatggagaaaaaaagattgcatGGAGAAGTTATCACTTAGTAATGTGCAATATAGTACTATTGATGGCTTATTATTAATGCAG gaaggaaatatttgcatatcagGAGCTAGAGATCGATCTTTGGTATGTTGGAAACTTTctacaaaagaaaatgaaagagagagTCACACATGCATAGATTTTGCTCATGATGGATGGATTTGGGATTTAGCAGCAATAGATAATACAGTCTATAGTTGTAGTTGGGATCAAAGTGTTAAAGCATGGACACTTACTAACACTGGTCTCATTCACTTCAAAACTTACGAGAT GCTCGTATCAGGTGCTTTATTGTGTGTTGCATCTTGCCAAGACTTAGCACTTTTCGCGACAGGATCATTTTGTAAAACTATTTTAGTATTTGATccgagattaaattataaacccattataaaatatcgaccACATAAAAGAGCAGTCATTAGACTGGCTATGAGTTCTCACTTTATTTTATCTGCAAGTGAAGATAGAACAGTATCTATATGGGATCAAAGAGCAGGAAGAACTATGAAAAATGTTACA atttctcAAGAATCATTTCCTATGAGTATGAGTATGGAACAGGACATAGTTTATGTGGGAGATGGTAGTGCAAAATTACATGTACTTGAtccaaaaaaagattttgaaccAGTTAAATGTTATGCTACTGAACATAAAAAAGGTATTAATGGTGTCCATATTGCACCAGGATGTTTGCTTACAAGTTCTATGGATAAAACAGTTAGAATTTCTAGTCCTACTGATCCTCCGCAACATCTTACTactttaaaatctaattatggTGAAATTGCTAGT acagattatttaaatgatgttCTTGCTGTTTCTGGTACAGAGGGAATCGAAATTTGGAGACCAAAATCACGAATACAATgtgcataa
- the LOC107993362 gene encoding uncharacterized protein LOC107993362: MALLYRFAQLPDSSGTRVFSFVVTRSVVRDPERDVTSKELVCGFQRWSVAFSRGNKVLGAYLVWRGASRNLRVYVDFTFTLLNREHFSMNEGFSGKRVKFTYEAPAQGNRNYIPVSDLYSRNFADTNGEFQLELSMANVRTVYMTDLKMPGGTFSSGQSKPNKLETDYFAFGGFDWNLVIYPHGNKELEGYRGHENGISVYLMRMSGFDHRCRVRYSVALGEGDRRIDSGQIEDLSDAERCGFGWHTRVRWSEVAHKGVVRVSLEMVEARTICEVAVQARGPSVLPATPCYDRDKQAWMIRADLHSDTVRLHLVYKDIHNVPRNHLRYVSWSAYLLRDEEANMTAISLPGAPFSRYYAQESADEGIIMETNLDTNEVKENHCPFLTDKGQLRIRLEWNESHLLFQATYHKYDDVCRIHNQQMRREISLLQAENYSLERQLFSYQKSLAYTQAQQQQQQQQHQNQQHHGGHQAHLERSASTDTEYA; the protein is encoded by the exons ATGGCTTTGCTGTACAGATTCGCGCAGCTGCCTGACAGCAGTGGCACGCGGGTCTTCTCCTTCGTCGTCACAAGAAGCGTGGTACGGGATCCCGAAAGAGACGTAACCAGCAAAGAGCTCGTATGCGGTTTTCAAAGATGGTCCGTTGCGTTTTCGCGAGGGAACAAG GTTCTAGGCGCGTACCTGGTATGGCGCGGGGCATCGAGGAACCTGCGCGTCTACGTGGACTTCACGTTCACCCTTCTGAACCGGGAACACTTCTCCATGAACGAGGGATTCTCCGGGAAACGGGTCAAGTTCACGTACGAGGCGCCCGCCCAGGGCAACCGGAACTACATCCCCGTGTCGGATCTGTACAGCCGAAATTTCGCCGACACGAACGGCGAGTTCCAATTAGAATTGTCGATGGCAAACGTGAGGACCGTGTACATGACCGATCTTAAGATGCCGGGCGGCACGTTCTCGTCGGGCCAGTCGAAGCCCAACAAATTGGAGACCGATTATTTCGCCTTCGGCGGCTTCGACTGGAACCTGGTCATATATCCCCACGGGAACAAGGAGCTGGAGGGTTACCGGGGCCACGAGAACGGGATCAGCGTGTATCTGATGAGGATGAGCGGGTTCGATCATCGGTGCAGGGTCAGATACAGCGTCGCGTTGGGCGAGGGCGATCGAAGGATCGATTCCGGCCAGATCGAGGACCTGTCCGACGCTGAGCGCTGCGGTTTCGGCTGGCACACGAGGGTGAGGTGGTCCGAGGTGGCGCACAAAGGCGTGGTACGGGTCTCCCTCGAGATGGTCGAGGCGAGGACCATTTGCGAGGTCGCCGTCCAGGCTCGCGGCCCCTCCGTTCTGCCCGCGACCCCTTGCTACGATCGTGACAAGCAGGCGTGGATGATCAGGGCCGACCTGCACTCGGACACCGTCAGACTGCACCTGGTCTACAAAGATATCCATAACGTTCCGAGGAATCACTTGAG GTACGTCAGTTGGTCAGCCTATCTTCTCCGCGACGAGGAGGCGAACATGACCGCGATCAGTTTACCAGGGGCCCCGTTCAGCCGTTACTACGCCCAAGAGTCCGCGGACGAAGGTATAATAATGGAGACGAACCTCGACACGAACGAGGTGAAGGAAAATCACTGTCCGTTCCTGACCGACAAAGGACAATTGAGGATCCGGCTCGAGTGGAACGAGAGCCACTTGCTGTTCCAAGCGACCTACCACAAATACGACGACGTGTGCCGCATCCACAATCAACAGATGCGACGGGAGATCTCCCTCCTCCAGGCGGAGAATTACAGCTTGGAGAGGCAGCTGTTCAGTTATCAGAAGAGCCTCGCTTATACGCAGgcgcagcaacagcagcagcagcaacagcatcAGAATCAACAGCACCATGGCGGCCATCAAGCCCATCTGGAGAGATCCGCGTCGACGGACACCGAATACGCCTGA
- the LOC107994435 gene encoding solute carrier family 52, riboflavin transporter, member 3-A encodes MNNKRQNMLSQKLSNRRLLVDLLALMFGLGAWIGVNGIYVQLPLLVNEAPEGWSLPAHMVMLVQFANLGPILYTLYIKYNKWACDKYITYVLLAAGAMSTFILAFLYDKTTIIFGNKHSTALLSLMFVTAIVGCTSSVLFMPYMRNYREIYLVSYLVGEGLSGFVPSLVALIQGVGGNPECLNITKPGSNVELTPYYPEPRFSSQTFFIFIGILLFLCFLAFLGLNNLSIAIGERVKHSANMETLPTDTRAPPSYKTNSGWAMSKQVYLYLLIMMGMVCFLGNGTLPSIQSYSCLPYGNVAYHLTVTLSSMAGPLAMCLGFVIKMPEVNFLSGLMVIVIALSSFVCFLAVESPTPPLQNTWLGEFLVVLSWILISGLIGFIKLGITTLFRPDPGRGLYYTGVATQIGSLIGAIITFVLVNHAKLFHSYSPCLLVAAN; translated from the exons ATGAATAACAAAAGACAAAATATGTTGAGCCAAAAGTTAAGTAATAGAAGGTTATTAGTTGACCTACTTGCACTAATGTTTGGTCTTGGTGCATGGATTGGTGTAAATGGCATTTATGTTCAATTACCACTTCTTGTGAACGAAGCTCCAGAAGGATGGAGTCTTCCAGCACATATGGTTATGTTAGTACAATTTGCCAATTTAGGACCAATACTTTATACGTTATACATAaa atataataaatgggCATGtgacaaatatattacatatgtcCTTTTAGCAGCAGGAGCAATGTCTACATTTATATTagcttttttatatgataaaactaCTATAATATTTGGCAATAAGCATTCCACtgcattattatcattaatgttTGTAACTGCTATTGTTGGATGTACGAGTTCAGTACTTTTTATGCCATACATGAGGAACTATAGAGAGATTTATTTAGTGTCCTATCTTGTAGGAGAAGGACTCAGCGGATTTGTGCCAAGCTTAGTGGCATTAATCCAAGGTGTTGGTGGAAATCccgaatgtttaaatattactaaacCTGGATCTAATGTAGAATTAACACCTTATTATCCAGAACCCAGGTTTTCAAGTcagactttttttatttttattggtattttattatttttatgtttcttggCATTCTTGGGATTGAACAATTTGTCTATTGCTATTGGAGAACGTGTGAAACATTCAGCAAATATGGAAACATTACCAACAGATACACGAGCTCCTCCcagttataaaacaaattctgGTTGGGCAATGTCTAAGCaagtgtatttatatttattaattatgatggGAATGGTTTGTTTCTTAGGTAATGGTACATTACCAAGTATTCAATCATATTCTTGTTTGCCATATGGAAATGTTGCATATCATTTGACTGTTACATTATCATCAATGGCTGGTCCATTGGCAATGTGTCTAGGTTTTGTCATAAAAATGCCAGAAGTTAATTTCCTTTCTGGTCTCATGGTTATAGTTATAGCACTTTCTAGTTTTGTTTGCTTTCTAGCTGTTGAATCACCTACACCACCTTTGCAAAATACATGGTTAGGTGAATTTTTGGTAGTTTTATCTTGGATATTAATTAGTGGTTTGAtaggatttataaaattaggtATTACAACATTATTTAGGCCTGATCCTGGCAGAGGTTTATATTATACTGGTGTTGCAACTCAAATTGGATCATTGATAGGAgcaataattacatttgtcTTAGTTAATCATGCAAAACTATTCCATTCTTATTCACCATGTTTATTAGTTGCAGCAAATTGA
- the LOC107994325 gene encoding outer dynein arm-docking complex subunit 4, with amino-acid sequence MEEEGPLFFRDGIVYREWGYIFTRLEKFHLAELYFDKAIKQTQSNDLRTYLGLVKAQLAYARFKRALKTEEKCVELDPTYSHVKHIQLQTLFAIGEFEYSLIHAHQGFQKHPTTDLEHGILQGNETIEDCIGIDTSPITLQLLYPWIRELQEYRKFLVEKLKEEVDELAGIEEEQSKFKVNDPIAQEELWFKKLQLIFSQIYMGHLAKDKEFLQFLAENPEKYDSPNKESSILLNEMIWRNYNRCLRRQNVLRMRQPLYVMLFKRRLKPEGFRRALEAEKKLKKNLIIVQADFLLNRLHEIRMKKDYIEFFRMVDWIKDKLDSFSSKMFPLKEKCLNVLYNMIAWTYIDSRNVTNIQDLNLKKIYLKHHLGIRVAELPRDIDIGWIKAIDRKEALKTYRRRLAMASEPLELAWLFHELCKYLIDIRRYDLARFYGKKARDMGQEAQNEQWMLNSQHLFIRIEICQNYRNEAKEAALIALASSKKLGLDFLVDFYKRAVEIIDDIDMEKLLAFDAIAARQQLILNLMPEDMKAEVDFLWRRMEAVPAKRRMSVMPGCKPVDKKFKLPCKRKTIMLQPPKDPVIEMRRAMLAQFEPSKERPGFIDFDQYD; translated from the exons atggaggaggagggcCCGTTGTTCTTCAGGGACGGTATTGTTTATCGAGAATGGGGCTACATCTTCACGAGGCTGGAGAAATTCCATTTGGCGGAGTTGTACTTCGACAAGGCGATCAAGCAGACCCAGAGCAACGATCTGAGAACGTATCTTGGGCTTGTCAAGGCACAGCTCGCCTACGCAAGGTTCAAAAGGGCGCTCAAGACCGAGGAAAAATGCGTGGAGCTAG ATCCAACTTATTCTCACGTGAAGCACATACAGTTGCAAACCCTGTTTGCCATCGGTGAGTTCGAATACAGTTTGATACACGCTCACCAAGGCTTTCAAAAACATCCGACCACGGATTTGGAGCACGGCATACTGCAGGGGAACGAGACCATCGAGGACTGCATCGGCATAGACACCTCGCCGATAACTCTTCAACTTCTTTACCCGTGGATACGCGAGCTCCAAGAGTATCGAAAGTTTTTGGTGGAGAAGCTGAAGGAGGAGGTGGACGAGCTCGCAG GCATAGAAGAGGAGCAATCCAAGTTCAAAGTGAACGACCCTATTGCCCAGGAGGAACTATGGTTTAAAAAGTTGCAGCTCATCTTCTCCCAGATTTATATGGGACACTTGGCCAAGGACAAGGAATTCCTGCAATTTTTGGCCGAGAATCCCGAGAAATACGACTCGCCTAATAAAGAGAGCTCCATTCTACTTAACGAGATGATATGGAGAAATTACAATAGGTGCCTTCGTAGACAAAACGTTCTGCGGATGCGGCAACCTCTTTACGTGATGTTGTTCAAGCGGAGGCTTAAACCTGAAGGGTTCAGAAGGGCCCTAGAGGCCGAGAAGAAGCTGAAAAAGAACCTCATCATCGTGCAAGCCGACTTCTTGCTGAATCGTCTGCACGAAATTAGAATGAAAAAGGATTACATCGAGTTCTTCAG aatggTGGACTGGATAAAGGACAAATTGGACTCGTTCTCCTCCAAGATGTTCCCCTTAAAGGAGAAGTGTTTGAACGTGCTTTACAACATGATCGCGTGGACCTACATAGACTCGCGCAATGTGACGAACATACAAGATTTAAACCTCAAGAAGATATACCTGAAACACCACCTGGGGATTCGGGTAGCTGAATTGCCACGCGACATAGACATCGGTTGGATAAAAGCCATCGATAGGAAAGAGGCTCTCAAAACGTACCGCAG GAGATTGGCGATGGCGTCCGAGCCGTTGGAGCTGGCCTGGCTCTTCCACGAGCTGTGCAAATACTTGATCGACATACGCCGCTACGATCTGGCGAGATTCTACGGGAAGAAGGCCCGCGACATGGGCCAGGAGGCACAGAACGAGCAATGGATGCTCAATTCCCAGCACCTGTTCATCCGCATAGAGATATGCCAGAATTATAGGAACGAGGCGAAGGAGGCCGCCCTCATCGCCCTGGCAAGCTCGAAGAAGCTGGGCCTCGACTTTCTCGTCGATTTCTACAAACGGGCTGTCGAGATAATCGACGACATAGACATGGAGAAATTGCTCGCGTTCGACGCGATCGCCGCTAGGCAACAGCTCATATTGAATCTGATGCCCGAGGACATGAAGGCGGAGGTGGATTTCCTTTGGAGGCGGATGGAGGCGGTCCCAGCCAAGAGGAGGATGTCCGTGATGCCCGGCTGCAAGCCCGTCGACAAGAAGTTCAAGCTGCCCTGCAAGAGGAAGACCATAATGCTGCAACCGCCCAAAGATCCGGTCATAGAGATGAGGAGGGCGATGTTGGCCCAGTTCGAGCCTTCCAAGGAGAGGCCTGGCTTCATCGATTTCGATCAATACGATTAA
- the LOC114577048 gene encoding solute carrier family 52, riboflavin transporter, member 3-A-like has translation MIHITQDKKICNEKTYIVVHFLIILFGISSWIGINGIFIQIPILINTSPEGWSLPIYLVSITQTANFGPLLYIILQYFKCKINESWWIMCLLMLGTLAMGFLSFFSSEKTVIANNEYSLLLFVLTFFNALVSCFSSILFMPYLRNFNIKFLTSYFIGEGLSGVLPSIIALIQRIGYISECTILKNNTNIEPLKSFVLKFSPNEYFLFIFIILFLSLVAFAILEYSSVFQNIKQIHNSISIVLNEKQGYSHDHCTNNIQEMKHYLVNNSKYLTKQIRNYLFILLAIFCFLSHGFFPSIQFYSCLPYGSIAYKLSIICAQIANPLMCLLAFWFKISSIKLYIINYLCIICLLIGSYVTYLAISPSPPLQATKLGIFLVIISWALLMGFVSYLKLIVISVFRNTMLPNILFNVGAIMQIASASGAIFSFIIINFTNYFEVYDNCT, from the coding sequence ATGATTCATATTacacaagataaaaaaatatgcaatgaaaaaacttatattgttgtgcattttcttataatattatttggcaTATCTTCCTGGATTGgtattaatggaatatttattcaaataccaATACTTATTAATACATCTCCTGAAGGTTGGTCATTACCAATTTATTTAGTATCGATAACTCAAACTGCAAATTTTGGTccattactatatataattttgcaatatttcaaatgtaagATAAATGAATCTTGGTGGATAATGTGTTTACTGATGTTAGGAACTTTAGCAATGGGATTtctaagttttttttcttctgagAAAACTGTTATTGctaataatgaatatagtttgctattatttgttttaacatttttcaatgcCTTAGTAAGTTGCTTtagttctatattatttatgccaTATCTTCgtaactttaatataaaatttttaacatcatATTTTATAGGAGAAGGATTAAGTGGTGTACTGCCAAGTATTATTGCCTTGATACAAAGAATTGGATATATTTCAGAATGtacaattcttaaaaataataccaatATAGAACCATTGAaatcttttgttttaaaattttctccaaatgaatattttctatttatttttattattttatttttatctttagttGCTTTTgctattttagaatattcttcagtttttcaaaacataaaacaaattcataatTCTATCAGTATAGTACTCAATGAAAAACAAGGATATTCTCATGATCATTGtactaataatattcaagaaatgaaacattatttagtaaataatagcaaatatttaactaaacaaatacgaaattatttatttatattacttgctattttttgctttttgagCCATGGTTTCTTTCCAAGcatacaattttattcctGTTTACCTTATGGAAGTATAGCATATAAATTGTCAATTATATGTGCTCAAATTGCAAATCCACTTATGTGTTTATTAGCATTTtggtttaaaatttcaagtataaaattatatattattaattacttatgtataatatgtttaCTTATTGGAAGTTATGTTACATATTTAGCAATATCTCCATCACCACCTTTACAAGCAACAAAACTTGGcatttttttagttataatatCATGGGCACTCTTAATGGgatttgtttcttatttaaaattaattgttatatcagTATTTAGAAATACAATGCTTCCCAATATACTCTTTAATGTAGGTGCAATTATGCAAATAGCATCTGCAAGTGgtgcaatattttcatttataataattaattttacaaattattttgaagtaTATGATAATTGcacttaa
- the LOC107994361 gene encoding F-box/WD repeat-containing protein 9 isoform X1, translated as MCDEEQHFTQIESNQTEFQLSLSDLPIEIFLHICSFLDASTLVHGLSLVCKQFYQILNDNSLWKARISQIWPDTGYPVLPPAEDDELFWKLSCVALEKQTSLWRKKDCMEKLSLSNVQYSTIDGLLLMQEGNICISGARDRSLVCWKLSTKENERESHTCIDFAHDGWIWDLAAIDNTVYSCSWDQSVKAWTLTNTGLIHFKTYEMYMSWLVSGALLCVASCQDLALFATGSFCKTILVFDPRLNYKPIIKYRPHKRAVIRLAMSSHFILSASEDRTVSIWDQRAGRTMKNVTISQESFPMSMSMEQDIVYVGDGSAKLHVLDPKKDFEPVKCYATEHKKGINGVHIAPGCLLTSSMDKTVRISSPTDPPQHLTTLKSNYGEIASTDYLNDVLAVSGTEGIEIWRPKSRIQCA; from the exons ATGTGTGATGAAGAACAGCATTTCACTCAAATTGAATCTAATCAAACAGAATTCCAGTTATCTTTATCGGATCTTCCAATCGag ATATTTCTTCACATTTGTTCCTTCCTAGATGCATCTACATTAGTACATGGTTTGAGTTTAGTgtgtaaacaattttatcaaattttaaatgacaaTTCATTATGGAAAGCGAGGATTAGTCAAATTTGGCCAGATACTGGTTATCCAGTCTTGCCTCCTG ctGAAGATGAtgaattattttggaaattatcATGTGTTGCATTGGAAAAGCAAACATCAttatggagaaaaaaagattgcatGGAGAAGTTATCACTTAGTAATGTGCAATATAGTACTATTGATGGCTTATTATTAATGCAG gaaggaaatatttgcatatcagGAGCTAGAGATCGATCTTTGGTATGTTGGAAACTTTctacaaaagaaaatgaaagagagagTCACACATGCATAGATTTTGCTCATGATGGATGGATTTGGGATTTAGCAGCAATAGATAATACAGTCTATAGTTGTAGTTGGGATCAAAGTGTTAAAGCATGGACACTTACTAACACTGGTCTCATTCACTTCAAAACTTACGAGATGTATATGAGCTG GCTCGTATCAGGTGCTTTATTGTGTGTTGCATCTTGCCAAGACTTAGCACTTTTCGCGACAGGATCATTTTGTAAAACTATTTTAGTATTTGATccgagattaaattataaacccattataaaatatcgaccACATAAAAGAGCAGTCATTAGACTGGCTATGAGTTCTCACTTTATTTTATCTGCAAGTGAAGATAGAACAGTATCTATATGGGATCAAAGAGCAGGAAGAACTATGAAAAATGTTACA atttctcAAGAATCATTTCCTATGAGTATGAGTATGGAACAGGACATAGTTTATGTGGGAGATGGTAGTGCAAAATTACATGTACTTGAtccaaaaaaagattttgaaccAGTTAAATGTTATGCTACTGAACATAAAAAAGGTATTAATGGTGTCCATATTGCACCAGGATGTTTGCTTACAAGTTCTATGGATAAAACAGTTAGAATTTCTAGTCCTACTGATCCTCCGCAACATCTTACTactttaaaatctaattatggTGAAATTGCTAGT acagattatttaaatgatgttCTTGCTGTTTCTGGTACAGAGGGAATCGAAATTTGGAGACCAAAATCACGAATACAATgtgcataa